In Thermogemmata fonticola, the DNA window ACGACTGGGAGACAGGAGGACCAGGGCCGGCCCCTTCCGCTTCGTGGCATCCGTCGGGAGAGCATGTCCCAGAGCCTTCAGGGGGCGTGTTTTACAGCTTCCACGTGTCCGGGTTGTCGGTCTTGCTCCGGCGCATGGAGGGTTCCCGCCGCGGCATCGGGGTTTCCTCCTCCGCCAGGGAGAACGGTTCCGTCTCCGGATCGGCGAGTTGCTCCGCCGCCATTTCCTGCGCTGCGGTTCCTCCGTCATCGCCATCCCGGCTCCCGCCGCCGCTCCGCCCCCGCAGGACCAGCTTGAGCGCCACTTCGGGGAAGGGGAAATGGTCCCGCAGGACCCGGCTCAGGTAGCGGAGATAGACGGCGTCGAACAGCTCCGGCCCGTTGGTGAACAGGACAATGGTCGGCGGATGGACGGCGACCTGCGTGGCATAGTAGAGCTTGGGCACACGGTTGTGCCGCAGGGGCGGGCTGTAGGCTTCCAGCGCCTGCCGCAGGACGCGGTTGAGGTCCCCGGTATTGACGCGCACACCGGCCTGCTTGTGCAGCTCCGCCGCCAAATGCACCACCCGCAGCACATTCCGCCCGCTCTTGGCACTGATAAAAGCGATCGGCACATGCTCCAGCATGGGAAACACCCGCCGCAGATACTCCCCCATCGCCTCCGTCGTCACCCGATCCTTCACCAAATCCCACTTGTTGACCACGAAGATCGCCGGCTTGTGTTCCCGCACGATGTAATCCGCCAGTTGTTTGTCCACCCGTCCGATGCGCAACTGAGCGTCGAGAAAATGGAGGACGACATCAGCCCGCCGGATGGCTCGTTCTGCCCGGTGCAAGCTGTAAAACTCGATGCTATCGGCCAGGGAGGACCGCTTGCGCACCCCGGCGGTGTCGATGACCAGATAGACCCGGCCATCTCGTTCGATGCGCACGTCGATGCTGTCCCGCGTGGTCCCCGGCACTTCCGAGACGATGACCCGCTCCGCCCCAGCCAGGCTGTTGATGAAGGTGCTTTTCCCGGCGTTGCGCCGGCCGACGACGGCCAATTTCAAGGCGGCTTCCGGCGGAGCCGTTACTTCCGCTGCCGGCAACCGGCTCAAGATCGCCTCCAGCAATTCCTCCTTCCCCCGCTTTTGCTCCGCGGACACAGGGAGCGGTGCCCCGAAGCCGAGTTTGTAAAAATCCCCGACGGCGCAGGCCAGCACCTCGGTGTCCGCCTTGTTCGCTGCCAGGATCACCGGCTTGCCCCAGCGGCGCAGCCGCTCCGCCACCTCCTCATCGAGACCCACCAGGCCGCTACGCACATCCACGACGAACACCACGACCGCCGCCGAGGCCAGGGCGTATTCGATCTGCCGCTCCACCGCCGTGCTCAAATCGGCCCGATCGACGACCCCCACGCCGCCGGTATCGACCAACTCGAAGTACCGGCCCGCATACTCCACCGTGGCGGAGACACGATCCCGCGTCACTCCCGGCGTCGGGTCCACAATGCTGATCCGCCGCCCCACCAGCCAGTTGAACAGCGACGACTTGCCCACATTGGGCCGTCCTACGATCGCCACCACCGGCAGGCCGCTGCCTTCTCTCCTCGCGCCAGCCATCCTCACTCTCACTTATGCCTCTGGGGGATACACGCCTGCACTTGGACACACGCCTGTCCCCTGTCTATCATCCTATAGAGCTGCTCGGAGAGCTGCGCGCGTCCCTGGAGCGGCCAGCCTTCTCCCGCTGCTCTCCGCGTTCCGCCGAACTGTCCGCCCGCTCCCGCAATGCTGGTCTCATCGGCTATCCTCTGCCGCCTCTGCTC includes these proteins:
- the der gene encoding ribosome biogenesis GTPase Der; translation: MAGARREGSGLPVVAIVGRPNVGKSSLFNWLVGRRISIVDPTPGVTRDRVSATVEYAGRYFELVDTGGVGVVDRADLSTAVERQIEYALASAAVVVFVVDVRSGLVGLDEEVAERLRRWGKPVILAANKADTEVLACAVGDFYKLGFGAPLPVSAEQKRGKEELLEAILSRLPAAEVTAPPEAALKLAVVGRRNAGKSTFINSLAGAERVIVSEVPGTTRDSIDVRIERDGRVYLVIDTAGVRKRSSLADSIEFYSLHRAERAIRRADVVLHFLDAQLRIGRVDKQLADYIVREHKPAIFVVNKWDLVKDRVTTEAMGEYLRRVFPMLEHVPIAFISAKSGRNVLRVVHLAAELHKQAGVRVNTGDLNRVLRQALEAYSPPLRHNRVPKLYYATQVAVHPPTIVLFTNGPELFDAVYLRYLSRVLRDHFPFPEVALKLVLRGRSGGGSRDGDDGGTAAQEMAAEQLADPETEPFSLAEEETPMPRREPSMRRSKTDNPDTWKL